A part of Cannabis sativa cultivar Pink pepper isolate KNU-18-1 chromosome 6, ASM2916894v1, whole genome shotgun sequence genomic DNA contains:
- the LOC115725505 gene encoding uncharacterized protein LOC115725505: MALLLVPKCRTLANPSLFHLFSTTSSSNSADPDDQKDKSKSSTSESPFSSYFSDVKASLRQQQEQRSTSPPPPRNFTFPHPSQSTITNPSKVSDALQEIRNNLSEFRRRSDAPSPFSSGGPSNNSFKELLSRNVLGKAEGDNADQIGKGNLSFEAIRMSMKKLKSSGKGQQDGNRRESEMYNLFTNRLRLKPSDSPQRTTMIGGTDMLPASVFGKDTREKRDGYRLKAAGAAFARTYPEEDLGNMLRELRPEAKDGAWFSIEELNERLIKIREFEDRKAESTLPYIQDLKESLEKISAEEEMKKNSTSIERLNLLGRLSQTPNFMTQPPQEHLVEKYFHPDNMSAAEKMKLELAKVRDEFKLSESDCGSARVQVAQLTTKIKHLSTTLHKKDKHSRKGLTSMVQRRKKLLKYLRRTDWDSYCFVLSKLGLRDNPDYKH, from the exons ATGGCGCTCCTATTGGTACCAAAATGCAGAACCTTGGCGAACCCTTCTCTGTTCCACCTTTTCTCCACCACCTCCTCCTCAAACTCAGCTGACCCAGATGACCAAAAGGACAAATCAAAGTCCTCCACGTCCGAGTCCCCCTTCTCTTCATACTTCAGTGATGTCAAAGCCAGTCTGAGGCAGCAGCAGGAGCAAAGATCAACTTCACCGCCCCCGCCCAGAAATTTCACTTTCCCTCATCCCTCTCAATCTACTATTACCAACCCCTCCAAGGTCTCTGATGCCCTGCAAGAAATTCGTAACAATCTTTCTGAGTTCCGCCGCAGATCTGATGCACCTTCGCCTTTCTCTTCAGGTGGGCCCTCGAACAACTCGTTTAAGGAGTTGTTGAGCAGAAATGTGCTTGGTAAGGCGGAGGGTGACAATGCCGACCAAATTGGAAAAGGAAACCTTTCGTTTGAAGCTATTCGTATGAGCATGAAAAAGCTAAAGTCATCTGGAAAGGGTCAGCAAGATGGCAATCGTAGGGAGTCTGAGATGTATAATTTGTTTACGAACCGTTTGAGATTGAAACCATCGGATTCCCCTCAGCGGACAACAATGATAGGAGGCACTGACATGTTGCCAGCATCTGTGTTTGGAAAGGATACGAGGGAGAAGAGAGATGGATATAGGTTAAAGGCTGCGGGGGCGGCGTTTGCGAGGACATATCCAGAGGAGGATTTAGGGAATATGTTGAGGGAGTTGAGGCCTGAGGCCAAGGACGGAGCTTGGTTTTCGATAGAGGAGTTAAATGAGAGGTTGATAAAGATTAGGGAGTTTGAAGACCGTAAGGCTGAGTCTACTCTTCCTTACATTCAAGATTTGAAGGAGAGTTTGGAGAAGATATCGGCGGAGGAGGAAATGAAGAAGAATTCCA CTTCAATTGAGAGACTCAATTTATTGGGCCGGTTGAGTCAAACTCCTAACTTTATGACACAACCTCCACAGGAACACCTGGTTGAGAAG TATTTCCATCCAGATAACATGTCGGCAGCAGAAAAAATGAAACTTGAGCTCGCCAAAGTTAGAGATGAGTTTAAATTATCGGAATCCGATTGTGGATCTGCAAGAGTACAAG TGGCACAACTCACAACCAAGATCAAACATTTATCCACAACTCTACACAAAAAG GATAAGCATTCTAGGAAGGGTCTTACAAGTATGGTGCAAAGGAGGAAGAAGTTGTTGAAATATCTTCGAAGAACCGACTGGGATTCATACTGTTTTGTACTTTCGAAACTTGGGTTACGAGACAACCCGGATTACAAGCACTAG
- the LOC115695914 gene encoding uncharacterized protein LOC115695914, whose protein sequence is MEVHKESSTSGAVKSEENCTIVLELSESDSLFDRKKILLQKKGFNTKEVIHLNSSNDPDEIKTSLKIMLQIARIINFDEVELYFWEDETISTVDLYSPRNELLALNSILRIVENSLDSCTQMQKNILEELHIAVVDMISNCSNENSIKSVIVEDHSCDKENCLVQWGEDNGMKSRLQIAYVEGAGRGAIAREDLKVGDTALEIPTSLIISEDLMKKSDMYHILEKRNEMSSETMLLLWSMKEKYNTNSRFKNYFETLPEEFRTGLSFGVEAFMVLGDTVLMEEIIQAKEHLQEQYNQLVPPLCNEHPDIFPPELYTWEQFLWACELWYSNSMKIMFPDGELRTCLVPVAGFLNHSLSPHVISYGKVDSKTNTLKFCLSRPCSAGEECFLSYGNFSSSHLITFYGFVPKGDNPYDIIPLELEGDEGDFDENSHVSSTNTHMARGTWFSKNHDIFHYGLPSPLLDYFRRAQNAMPHSKTLVQENLENEIEILEQLRLNFHDMMERLGEAELDDRENTRWDVKLAIEYKDIQRRIVSSILTSCNSGIELVKDNLCRCMA, encoded by the exons ATGGAGGTTCACAAG GAATCTTCAACTTCTGGAGCTGTGAAATCAGAAGAAAACTGCACAATTGTTCTTGAGCTTTCGGAAAGTGATTCTCTTTTCGATAGAAAGAAG ATCTTGTTACAAAAGAAGGGATTTAATACAAAGGAGGTAATACATTTGAACAGCTCAAATGATCCTGATGAAATTAAAACTTCATTGAAAATCATGCTacagatagcaaggatcataaACTTTGATGAG GTAGAGCTATATTTTTGGGAAGATGAGACAATCTCAACAGTTGACTTGTACAGTCCTAGAAATGAGCTACTGGCTTTGAATTCAATCCTTCGGATTGTTGAGAACTCACTCGATAGTTGTACACAAATGCAAAAGAATATCTTGGAAGAGTTACACATTGCGGTTGTTGATATGATTAGTAACTGTTCGAATGAGAATAGTATCAAGTCTGTCATTGTAGAAGACCACAGCTGTGACAAAGAAAACTGTTTGGTGCAATGGGGTGAAGACAATGGCATGAAGTCAAGGTTACAGATTGCCT ATGTGGAAGGAGCGGGAAGAGGAGCCATAGCAAGAGAAGATCTTAAGGTTGGCGATACTGCTTTGGAGATCCCTACCTCTTTAATCATTTCCGAAGATCTAATGAAAAAATCTGACATG TATCATATATTAGAAAAGAGGAATGAAATGTCCTCCGAGACGATGCTGTTGCTGTGGAGCATGAAAGAGAAGTACAATACTAATTCAAGATTTAAGAACTACTTTGAGACACTGCCAGAAGAATTTCGTACAG GATTGAGTTTTGGAGTTGAAGCTTTCATGGTTTTGGGTGACACTGTGCTGATGGAGGAGATCATACAAGCGAAAGAG CACTTGCAGGAGCAGTATAATCAGCTGGTTCCACCTCTTTGCAATGAGCATCCAGATATATTTCCACCAGAGTTGTATACATGGGAGCAGTTCTTATGGGCTTGTGAACTCTGGTACTCGAACAGCATGAAGATAATGTTTCCTGATGGAGAACTAAGGACATGTTTAGTTCCTGTAGCTGGCTTTTTGAATCATTCG CTATCCCCACATGTAATATCATATGGCAAAGTGGACTCTAAAACAAATACCTTGAAATTCTGTTTGTCAAGGCCATGCAGTGCAGGAGAGGAATGCTTCCTTAGCTATGGCAACTTCTCTTCTTCTCATCTCATTACCTTCTATGGCTTTGTTCCAAAAGGAGATAACCCGTACGACATCATCCCATTAG AACTCGAAGGCGATGAGGGTGATTTCGATGAGAATAGTCATGTATCAAGTACGAACACTCACATGGCAAGGGGTACGTGGTTCTCGAAAAACCACGATATTTTCCATTATGGATTGCCATCTCCATTGCTGGACTACTTCAGAAGAGCTCAAAATGCAATGCCACACTCTAAAACCCtt GTGCAAGAAAACTTGGAGAATGAAATAGAAATTCTCGAACAACTCCGACTCAACTTTCATGACATGATGGAGAGACTCGGCGAAGCAGAACTTGATGACAG AGAAAACACTCGCTGGGATGTGAAGCTGGCAATAGAGTACAAAGATATTCAAAGGCGAATCGTCTCTTCAATCTTAACTTCGTGTAATTCGGGTATCGAGTTAGTTAAAGACAACTTGTGCAGATGCATGGCCTAA